In a genomic window of Mycolicibacter heraklionensis:
- a CDS encoding M24 family metallopeptidase, with amino-acid sequence MRTEIALDAPALNYGRRDRALAQMEAHDLDVLVLGRQANVRYVAGTPQRWMAGTRSFAPNCVLVRASGAVHLLSSSEQGVPEDIPHDHLNEVSWNPTNIIAALAHLDGALTARRVGTDAMSPLFAQLLPLAFPRAELVDGEPAMRAARSVKTAEEVAALRTAVAGADSALAAAASALEDGVSEQTLTGVLMEAMTAGGDSTPANQDVAWVTSREHPWRRASGDGRVRAGNLVAISAAVLAGGYLGEVGRTFAVGGPPDGNTAALYRRWDALWEKLSGSCRPGAPGSALLSAYAAAGEPLPPVPVAHGLGLGFDPPVVSAHLPQTAAAGRLEPGMVLAVTGYVFEPGVGSVFGRQSVLITEDGHEVLTTSPS; translated from the coding sequence ATGCGTACTGAGATTGCGCTGGACGCGCCGGCGCTGAACTATGGGCGACGGGACCGCGCACTGGCCCAGATGGAAGCCCACGACCTCGACGTGCTGGTGTTGGGGCGCCAGGCCAACGTCCGCTACGTCGCCGGCACTCCGCAGCGCTGGATGGCGGGCACCCGTTCGTTTGCTCCCAACTGCGTACTGGTGCGCGCAAGCGGTGCCGTGCACCTGCTGAGCTCTTCGGAACAAGGCGTACCCGAGGACATTCCGCACGATCACCTGAACGAGGTTTCGTGGAATCCGACGAACATCATTGCCGCGCTGGCGCATCTCGACGGGGCGCTGACCGCGCGACGGGTGGGAACCGACGCGATGTCACCGCTGTTCGCCCAACTGCTCCCGCTGGCCTTCCCTCGAGCCGAACTCGTCGACGGGGAACCCGCCATGCGGGCCGCGCGGTCCGTCAAGACCGCCGAGGAAGTCGCGGCGCTGCGGACCGCGGTCGCGGGCGCTGATTCGGCGCTGGCAGCGGCGGCGAGCGCATTGGAGGACGGCGTCAGCGAACAGACGTTGACCGGGGTACTGATGGAGGCGATGACCGCGGGAGGTGACAGCACCCCGGCCAACCAAGACGTCGCCTGGGTGACCTCGCGGGAACACCCGTGGCGGCGTGCGAGCGGCGACGGCAGAGTTCGGGCCGGGAATCTCGTTGCCATCTCGGCAGCTGTGCTCGCCGGTGGCTACCTCGGTGAGGTGGGACGCACCTTCGCGGTCGGCGGCCCGCCCGACGGTAACACCGCTGCTCTCTACCGGCGCTGGGATGCGCTGTGGGAGAAGCTGTCCGGTTCCTGCCGTCCCGGTGCGCCGGGCAGCGCGCTGTTGAGTGCCTACGCCGCCGCCGGGGAGCCGTTGCCGCCGGTTCCCGTGGCACACGGCCTGGGGCTGGGATTCGACCCACCGGTGGTATCGGCTCACCTGCCGCAGACCGCGGCTGCCGGACGGTTGGAGCCGGGCATGGTGCTGGCCGTCACCGGTTACGTGTTCGAACCCGGGGTGGGTTCGGTATTCGGACGCCAGTCCGTACTGATCACCGAAGACGGCCACGAAGTTTTGACCACCAGTCCGAGTTAA
- a CDS encoding M24 family metallopeptidase, with the protein MAAAATLSAVTGNVEIAEVPDRPRLRRETGARLRAAMAERGIDALVLLGNNAVTYATGTGWRLGDAGLSHVDRPVAVVLADDPWPHLFTPLRDGWESSLGAVHLHGPAFLECDEGVDQFARVIAELIPGTAVVGVDECTGAMRRAHHRLFAARRPVDAAQVVNAAKLTKTADELSCLRTACRITGQAMAEVQARLEPGVRQRELSAHFLRRAFEFGADAVMLEPIWQVMTDGRAAGDLPLVTPGRELTAGDVVWSDASIGYGGYCSAFGRTWLVGADPTPRQQAQFRQWREILSAVLNVTRAGVTAGDLARVATAANGGRRPWLPHGYLGHGLGVTAGEAPMIGTDLGTEFDENFVFEPGMVLVLEPMVWEAGTGGYRSKHVVAITEDGFLSLTDDPHTPYAY; encoded by the coding sequence GTGGCTGCTGCGGCAACGCTGTCGGCCGTGACCGGCAACGTTGAGATCGCAGAAGTCCCGGACCGGCCCCGGCTGCGCCGGGAGACCGGTGCCCGGCTGCGGGCGGCGATGGCCGAGCGGGGCATCGATGCCCTGGTGCTGCTGGGCAACAACGCCGTCACCTACGCCACCGGCACCGGCTGGCGGCTGGGCGACGCCGGTCTGTCCCACGTCGATCGACCGGTGGCCGTGGTCCTTGCCGACGACCCGTGGCCGCATCTGTTCACACCGCTGCGGGACGGCTGGGAGTCAAGTCTGGGCGCTGTCCACCTGCACGGACCGGCGTTCCTCGAATGTGACGAAGGTGTCGACCAATTCGCCCGAGTCATCGCCGAGCTGATCCCGGGCACCGCCGTGGTCGGGGTCGACGAATGCACCGGTGCCATGCGGCGCGCCCACCATCGGCTGTTCGCGGCGCGGCGGCCAGTGGACGCCGCGCAGGTGGTCAACGCCGCCAAACTGACCAAGACCGCCGATGAGCTGTCGTGCCTCCGCACCGCATGCCGGATCACCGGGCAGGCGATGGCCGAGGTGCAGGCGAGACTGGAGCCCGGCGTCCGTCAGCGCGAGCTATCGGCGCACTTTCTGCGGCGGGCTTTCGAATTCGGCGCAGACGCCGTCATGCTCGAACCGATCTGGCAGGTGATGACCGACGGCAGAGCCGCCGGTGACCTGCCGCTGGTGACCCCCGGCCGCGAGCTGACCGCGGGCGATGTGGTGTGGTCTGACGCCTCGATCGGCTACGGCGGGTACTGCTCGGCCTTCGGCCGCACTTGGCTCGTCGGAGCCGACCCGACACCACGCCAGCAGGCGCAGTTTCGGCAGTGGCGTGAGATCCTGTCCGCCGTACTGAACGTGACGCGGGCCGGCGTCACCGCCGGAGACCTGGCCCGGGTGGCCACTGCCGCCAACGGTGGACGGCGGCCATGGTTGCCGCACGGCTACCTCGGCCACGGCCTTGGCGTGACTGCCGGCGAGGCGCCGATGATCGGCACCGACCTGGGTACGGAGTTCGACGAGAACTTCGTGTTCGAGCCCGGCATGGTGCTGGTGCTGGAGCCGATGGTGTGGGAGGCCGGCACCGGCGGCTACCGCAGCAAGCACGTGGTGGCGATCACCGAGGATGGCTTCCTCTCCCTGACCGACGACCCCCACACGCCCTATGCGTACTGA
- a CDS encoding amidohydrolase family protein, with protein MSSTSTQDAAFYPAGGYGAPKDRHGHAGVGTSDIGLPAGTEVFSADNHISIADDIFYQRFPEDLKDKAPRIWYEDGAYMVGRKGQSFLPGDFSAVLMQYDDLAGAASSNIEARIQELASDGVDKELAFPNAVLALFHFPDKELRERVFRIYNEYMAELQERSNGHFYGVGLINWWEPAGTRRTLEELKSLGLKTFLLPLNPGKDDDGNIIDFGAHVMDPVWDVIEQAGLPITHHIGETPPKTPCEVNSVVVGMMVNVDSFREQFAKYIFSGILDRHPGLRIGWFEGGIAWVPTALQDAEHLLASYQHMFTHQLQHGIRHYWDTHMSASFMVDPLGLRLIDQIGVDKVMWSSDYPHNESTFGYSEKSLANVVAALGPQDAAKVVSGNIKAFLGV; from the coding sequence ATGTCCAGCACATCAACTCAAGACGCTGCGTTCTATCCCGCCGGCGGTTACGGGGCGCCCAAGGACCGTCACGGACACGCCGGGGTCGGCACAAGTGATATCGGACTGCCCGCCGGAACCGAAGTGTTCTCCGCCGACAACCACATCTCGATCGCCGACGATATCTTCTACCAGCGATTCCCCGAGGACCTCAAGGACAAGGCGCCCCGGATCTGGTACGAGGACGGCGCGTACATGGTGGGCCGCAAGGGGCAGTCGTTCCTGCCGGGCGACTTCTCGGCGGTGCTCATGCAGTACGACGATCTGGCCGGCGCGGCCAGCAGCAATATCGAGGCCCGGATCCAGGAGCTGGCCAGCGACGGCGTCGACAAGGAACTGGCGTTTCCCAACGCTGTACTCGCGTTGTTTCATTTCCCCGACAAAGAGCTGCGGGAGCGGGTATTCCGCATCTACAACGAGTACATGGCGGAGCTGCAGGAGCGGTCGAACGGTCACTTCTACGGGGTGGGCCTGATCAACTGGTGGGAACCCGCCGGCACCCGGCGCACCCTGGAAGAACTGAAATCGTTGGGGCTCAAGACGTTCCTGCTGCCGCTGAACCCCGGCAAGGACGACGACGGCAACATCATCGACTTCGGCGCGCACGTGATGGACCCGGTGTGGGATGTGATCGAGCAGGCCGGGCTACCGATCACCCACCACATCGGTGAAACCCCGCCGAAGACGCCCTGCGAGGTCAACAGCGTCGTGGTGGGCATGATGGTCAATGTGGACTCGTTCCGCGAGCAGTTCGCCAAATACATCTTCTCCGGCATCCTGGACCGTCACCCGGGGCTGCGGATCGGCTGGTTCGAAGGCGGGATCGCCTGGGTTCCCACCGCTTTGCAGGACGCCGAGCACCTGCTCGCCTCCTATCAGCACATGTTCACCCATCAACTGCAGCACGGCATCCGGCACTACTGGGACACCCACATGAGCGCGTCGTTCATGGTCGACCCACTCGGCCTGCGACTGATCGACCAGATCGGGGTGGACAAGGTGATGTGGTCGTCGGACTACCCGCACAACGAGAGCACCTTCGGCTACTCGGAGAAGTCGCTGGCCAACGTTGTCGCAGCCCTGGGACCGCAGGACGCGGCGAAAGTGGTGAGCGGCAATATCAAAGCGTTCCTGGGGGTTTGA
- a CDS encoding cytochrome P450 translates to MSRDGRCPFAPPPETMALAAQRPLSRVRIWDGSTPWLITGYEAVRTLFSDPRVSVDDHQPGFPHWNEMMRASVNHRPKSVFTTDGAEHIRYRRILSPALTMKRVEALKPVAQRITDEYIDAILAGPQPADLIEGFALPIPSLVISELLGVPYEDHEFFQQHATMGVDRNATSDDLAEGATELSKYLVRLLEARMAEPADDMVSELGKRVRNDELSVREATQLGTGMLIAGHETTANMIGLGIVALLHEPDKIAEKTAVFRGDDDAAIANAVEELLRYLSIIHTGQRRVALEDIEIAGETIRAGEGIIIDLAPANWDASVFPDPEALDLARPARQHMAFGFGPHQCVGQQLARAEMVIAFRTLFRRIPTLKLAVGIDEIPFKNDRLAYGVYELPVTW, encoded by the coding sequence ATGAGCCGGGACGGCCGGTGCCCCTTTGCGCCGCCGCCGGAAACCATGGCGCTGGCCGCGCAGCGGCCGCTGAGTCGGGTGCGGATCTGGGACGGCAGCACGCCGTGGCTGATCACTGGCTATGAGGCGGTGCGCACGCTGTTCTCCGATCCCCGCGTGAGCGTGGATGATCACCAGCCCGGCTTCCCGCACTGGAACGAGATGATGCGCGCCAGCGTCAATCACCGCCCCAAGTCGGTGTTCACCACCGACGGCGCCGAACACATCCGGTACCGGCGAATCCTGTCCCCGGCGTTGACCATGAAGCGCGTCGAGGCGTTGAAGCCGGTGGCACAACGGATCACCGACGAATACATCGACGCCATCCTGGCCGGGCCGCAACCAGCCGACCTGATCGAGGGATTCGCACTGCCGATTCCCTCCTTGGTCATCAGCGAACTGCTCGGCGTGCCCTATGAGGACCACGAGTTCTTCCAGCAGCACGCCACCATGGGCGTGGACCGCAACGCCACCTCCGACGACCTTGCCGAGGGCGCCACGGAACTGTCCAAGTACCTGGTCCGGTTGCTGGAGGCCAGGATGGCCGAACCGGCCGACGACATGGTTTCCGAGCTCGGCAAGCGGGTGCGCAACGACGAGCTGTCGGTGCGCGAGGCTACCCAGCTGGGCACCGGGATGCTGATCGCCGGGCACGAGACCACCGCCAACATGATCGGCCTGGGCATCGTGGCGCTGCTGCACGAGCCCGACAAGATCGCCGAGAAGACCGCGGTGTTCCGTGGCGACGACGACGCCGCGATCGCCAATGCCGTCGAGGAACTCCTTCGCTACCTGTCGATCATCCACACCGGCCAGCGCCGGGTCGCCCTTGAGGACATCGAGATCGCCGGCGAGACAATCCGGGCCGGCGAGGGCATCATCATCGACTTGGCGCCGGCCAACTGGGATGCCTCGGTCTTCCCCGACCCGGAGGCATTGGACCTGGCGCGCCCGGCCCGCCAGCACATGGCGTTCGGTTTCGGTCCGCACCAGTGCGTCGGTCAGCAGCTGGCCCGCGCCGAGATGGTGATCGCCTTCCGCACCCTGTTCCGGCGCATCCCCACCCTGAAGCTGGCGGTGGGCATCGACGAGATCCCGTTCAAGAACGACCGGCTCGCCTACGGCGTCTACGAACTCCCCGTCACCTGGTAA
- a CDS encoding ferredoxin produces the protein MKVTADQDICASSGQCVGFAPRVFDQRDEDGVVVVLDESPPEELAEVVRQAARVCPSGAIKIVEE, from the coding sequence ATGAAAGTGACTGCTGACCAAGACATCTGCGCGTCGTCGGGACAATGCGTGGGATTCGCGCCCCGAGTGTTCGACCAGCGTGACGAGGACGGTGTCGTCGTGGTGCTCGACGAGTCCCCGCCTGAGGAGCTGGCCGAGGTCGTGCGCCAGGCCGCCCGAGTCTGTCCGTCCGGAGCCATCAAGATCGTCGAGGAGTGA
- a CDS encoding TetR/AcrR family transcriptional regulator codes for MTTADRAVRAERANSTREAILTAAERLFAEHGVFAVSNRQVSEAAGQGNNAAVGYHFGTKTDLVREIERRHRVPVERLREEMVAEAAESTELRDWVSCLVRPLTDHLAALGNPTWYARFAAQVMADPAYHNIVVKDALSSPSLVQVIDGINTCLPDLPVRVHQARNVMARNLLMHTCAEHERALASGASASASWTEAGSDLIDAIVGLWLAPVTGVHGGPQ; via the coding sequence GTGACCACCGCTGATCGGGCCGTGCGGGCTGAACGGGCCAACAGCACGCGGGAGGCGATCCTGACCGCGGCCGAACGGCTGTTCGCCGAACACGGGGTGTTCGCGGTCTCCAACCGGCAGGTCAGCGAAGCTGCCGGCCAGGGCAACAACGCCGCCGTCGGTTACCACTTCGGCACCAAGACCGACCTGGTCCGCGAGATCGAGCGGCGCCACCGGGTCCCGGTCGAGCGGCTGCGCGAAGAGATGGTGGCGGAGGCAGCGGAGTCCACCGAACTGCGCGACTGGGTGTCGTGTCTGGTCCGCCCGCTCACCGATCACCTTGCTGCGTTGGGCAATCCGACCTGGTACGCGCGATTTGCCGCGCAGGTGATGGCTGACCCGGCGTATCACAACATCGTCGTCAAGGACGCGCTCAGTTCGCCGTCCCTGGTGCAGGTCATCGATGGCATCAACACCTGTCTTCCGGATCTACCGGTCCGGGTCCACCAGGCCCGCAACGTGATGGCCCGAAACCTGTTGATGCACACCTGCGCCGAACACGAGCGAGCGCTGGCGTCCGGAGCGTCGGCATCCGCCAGCTGGACCGAAGCCGGATCCGACCTGATCGACGCAATCGTGGGGCTGTGGCTCGCTCCGGTCACCGGAGTTCACGGAGGACCGCAATGA
- a CDS encoding SDR family NAD(P)-dependent oxidoreductase, whose product MGNELAGKVAVVTGGASGIGRGIVERFVAEGARVVIADLDRERGEALAGELGADTTFRVADVADQAQVGALVEAAVETFGGLDIMVNNAGVSGTMHNRLLNDDLADFHRIMAVNVLGVMAGTRDAARHMSKAGGGSILNLTSIGGIQAGGGVMTYRASKAAVIQFTKSAAIELAHYDIRVNAIAPGNVPTPFVASSAVAGLDPEALERYEAAIRETMRADRPLKREGTPEDVAEAALYLAGERSRYVTGVVLPVDGGTVAGKAIRRKRPDEAKN is encoded by the coding sequence ATGGGCAACGAGTTAGCCGGCAAGGTGGCGGTCGTCACCGGAGGTGCATCGGGGATCGGCCGGGGGATCGTCGAACGCTTCGTCGCCGAGGGGGCGCGGGTCGTCATCGCCGATCTGGATCGCGAGCGCGGCGAGGCGCTCGCGGGAGAACTCGGCGCGGATACGACCTTCCGGGTCGCCGACGTCGCCGACCAGGCGCAAGTGGGCGCGCTGGTCGAAGCGGCCGTCGAGACGTTCGGCGGACTGGACATCATGGTCAACAACGCCGGCGTCTCGGGGACCATGCACAACAGGCTCCTCAACGACGACCTGGCTGACTTTCACCGCATCATGGCGGTCAACGTGCTCGGCGTGATGGCAGGCACCCGCGACGCCGCCCGGCACATGTCCAAGGCCGGCGGAGGGTCGATTCTCAATCTGACCTCGATCGGCGGAATTCAGGCCGGCGGCGGGGTGATGACCTACCGGGCGTCGAAAGCCGCGGTAATCCAGTTCACCAAATCCGCGGCAATCGAGTTGGCCCACTACGACATCCGGGTCAATGCCATTGCTCCTGGCAACGTTCCCACGCCGTTTGTGGCGTCGTCGGCGGTGGCGGGCTTGGACCCCGAAGCCCTGGAACGCTATGAAGCCGCGATCCGTGAGACCATGCGCGCCGACCGGCCGCTGAAGCGGGAGGGCACCCCCGAGGATGTCGCCGAAGCCGCGCTGTATCTGGCCGGTGAGCGTTCCCGGTACGTGACCGGCGTGGTGCTGCCGGTGGACGGCGGGACTGTCGCGGGCAAGGCGATCCGACGCAAGCGCCCCGATGAGGCAAAAAATTAA
- a CDS encoding nuclear transport factor 2 family protein codes for MTGPVSADDRLEISALLYRYARAVDTKDWALYRSVFTENAVIDYSSAGAICGTLDEVTDWLAAGFAAIPMSMHYITNIEIMEHTADSALVRAMFYNPMQLPGMADLSYCGGYYHHDLVRTPDGWRSRNLREENLWFTNPPVRPHGG; via the coding sequence ATGACAGGCCCCGTCTCAGCCGATGATCGGCTGGAGATCTCCGCGCTGCTCTACCGCTATGCCCGTGCCGTGGACACCAAGGACTGGGCGCTGTACCGGTCGGTGTTCACCGAGAACGCCGTCATCGACTATTCGTCGGCCGGCGCCATCTGCGGCACGCTCGACGAAGTTACCGACTGGCTGGCGGCCGGCTTTGCAGCAATTCCAATGTCGATGCACTACATCACCAACATCGAGATCATGGAGCACACCGCGGATTCCGCGCTCGTGCGGGCGATGTTCTACAACCCCATGCAGCTGCCCGGTATGGCGGATTTGAGTTACTGCGGCGGTTACTACCATCACGACCTGGTCCGCACACCCGATGGCTGGCGCAGCCGCAACCTGCGCGAGGAGAACCTCTGGTTCACCAATCCCCCGGTCCGCCCCCACGGCGGTTGA
- a CDS encoding recombinase family protein: MAKMKSAGQRAGVRSAAIYARISADVEGTGLGVARQLEDCRKLSADRGWPVGDEYVDNDVSAFSGKPRRQYARMLADLASGARDAVIVYNLDRLHRRPVELEEFVALCESVGVRDVATVTADIDLGNDDGLFMARIFAAFAAKESGRKSARIRRKMLQNAEQGLPHGSVRPFGYEDDKITLRTSEAAVVREMVDRYLAGQSLLSLTVWLNDSGVSPAVAKSWQTSAVRQILCSGRIAGLREHRGEVIGPAKWPAIITPAERDRILARIAARSVTKTRAARTYVLSGMLRCGRCGNRLYSQARHSNPDHRVRRYVCLKGPDHGGCGRLTVVAEPVEALLTDAVLTRLDSRDLAKVLAGKASPNHDVAALAAAVEADQTRLDELAGLYADGAISAREWIAARDPITSRIQQARRDIAEATDTSEVYELAGTGGALRGQWPDLDVERQRSIVKSILDHAVIAPGTPGSRSLDINRVQPHWRI, encoded by the coding sequence ATGGCGAAGATGAAATCCGCTGGTCAGCGGGCTGGGGTGCGGTCGGCGGCGATTTACGCGCGTATCTCGGCTGATGTGGAGGGCACCGGGTTGGGGGTGGCGCGGCAGTTGGAGGATTGCCGCAAGCTGTCTGCTGACCGCGGTTGGCCGGTTGGCGATGAGTATGTCGATAACGATGTGTCGGCGTTCTCGGGCAAGCCGCGTCGGCAGTATGCGCGGATGCTGGCCGATCTGGCATCAGGGGCGCGGGATGCGGTGATCGTCTACAACTTGGACCGGTTGCATCGCCGACCGGTGGAGTTGGAAGAGTTTGTCGCTTTGTGTGAGTCGGTGGGTGTGCGAGACGTGGCTACCGTGACCGCCGATATTGACCTGGGTAACGATGACGGGTTGTTCATGGCCCGGATTTTCGCCGCGTTCGCCGCCAAGGAGTCCGGGCGCAAGTCCGCACGTATTCGCCGCAAGATGTTGCAGAACGCCGAACAGGGACTACCGCACGGCTCGGTGCGCCCGTTCGGCTACGAGGACGACAAGATCACGCTGCGGACGTCGGAGGCGGCGGTGGTGCGTGAGATGGTGGACCGCTACTTGGCGGGCCAGTCGTTGTTGTCGTTGACGGTGTGGCTCAACGACTCCGGCGTTTCCCCGGCGGTGGCCAAGTCGTGGCAGACCTCGGCGGTGCGCCAGATCCTGTGCTCGGGCCGTATCGCCGGGCTGCGGGAGCATCGTGGTGAGGTGATCGGGCCTGCGAAATGGCCGGCGATCATTACGCCGGCGGAGCGGGACCGGATCTTGGCGCGTATCGCGGCGCGGTCGGTGACCAAGACGCGGGCGGCGCGCACATATGTGTTGTCAGGGATGCTGCGGTGTGGGCGTTGCGGTAATCGGCTGTATTCGCAAGCCCGGCACAGTAATCCCGATCATCGGGTGCGCCGCTATGTTTGTCTGAAAGGACCCGATCATGGCGGCTGTGGTCGGCTGACGGTGGTCGCCGAACCGGTTGAGGCTTTGTTGACTGATGCGGTGTTGACCCGCCTGGATTCTCGGGATCTGGCGAAGGTGTTGGCCGGCAAAGCCAGCCCTAATCATGATGTGGCGGCGTTGGCGGCGGCCGTGGAGGCCGATCAAACGCGCCTCGATGAGCTGGCCGGGTTGTATGCCGACGGCGCGATCAGCGCGCGGGAGTGGATCGCGGCCCGCGACCCGATCACCAGCCGCATCCAGCAGGCCAGGCGTGACATCGCTGAGGCCACCGATACCAGTGAGGTTTATGAGTTGGCGGGCACCGGCGGGGCGTTGCGCGGCCAATGGCCCGACCTCGACGTGGAACGCCAGCGGAGCATCGTCAAATCGATCCTGGATCACGCGGTGATCGCACCGGGCACCCCCGGTTCCCGCAGTCTCGACATTAACCGCGTGCAACCCCATTGGCGCATCTAG